AAGATATACCTGCTGTAATGGCTACTAATGAGCTTTTAAACCAATATAACGCTTCTATTAGCATAGACCATGGAGCTCTAGTACCACTGTATTTTATAGATAAATACTATAAGAACTACAAACTTGTTCATATAACATACGCTCCCATTAGTGATATGGAGCTTTACAAGTTTGGCATGATGATAGCTAAAGCTGTAGAAAACCTAGATGAAAATGCTATTTTTATAGCTAGTGGAGATTTATCTCACAGGCTTAAGGAAGAAGGACCTTATGACTTCAGTCCTTATGGGGAAAAGTTTGATAGGGAATTTCTTTCTAAGCTTCAGGAAGGAGATGTACTTGGGCTTTTTAATATGGACAGAGAGACTGTCTGCAGTGCTGGGGAATGCGGCAGACGTTCTGTACTAATAATGCTTGGAGCCTTAGAAGGTAAAAAGTTTACTGGAGAGCTTTTAAGCTATGAAGGAACCTTCGGGGTTGGCTATGGAGTTATGAGTCTGCACTCTGCCTCTGGGAGTGAATCAATGTTAAAAAAGTTAGAAGAGCTTAAAAATGCAGCTCAGCAGAAGAAATTAAGTCAAAGCAATCCTTATGTTAGACTTGCAAGAGAAAGTCTAACAACCTACCTAACTACAGGAAAACCAATGAAACATATACCAAACTATGTAACTGAGGAAATGAAAAATACTAAGCGAGGAGTTTTTGTATCTTTAAAAAAATATGGTGAGCTAAGAGGCTGTATAGGAACATTTTTGCCTACAACTGATTCTGTTGCAGAAGAAATAGTACGAAATGCTATTGAGGCAGGTGTTGAGGATCCCCGCTTCGGTGAGGTTCAGGAAAGCGAACTTTTGAATATAGATTTCTCTGTAGATGTGCTTACAGAGCCTTTACCGGCTGAAAAAACTGAACTGAATCCAAAGGAATACGGAGTAATAGTTGCAAGCGGAGGACGAAGAGGCTTGCTGCTGCCTGATCTTGAAGGCGTAGATACAGTAGAGGAACAGCTTTCTATAGCACTTCAAAAGGCTGGCATAGGACAGCACGAGCCTTATACTATAAAAAAATTTAAGGTAATAAGACATAAGGAAGAATAAGCTTAAAGGATGATAAATTATGAAAGTAAAAGCTATGTATTATGAAAAGCTAAAAGATAAAATACACTGCTACCTCTGTCCTCATAATTGTGTAATAGAAAATGGACACTTTGGAAAATGCAGTGTCAGGCTTCATGAGGATGGTGAACTTTATAATCTAAACTACGGTGAAATAACCTCTCTTGCCCTGGACCCCATTGAGAAAAAGCCACTCCATTATTTTAGGCCTAATACCTGGATTCTTTCTGCAGGGAGTTTTGGTTGCAATTTTACCTGTTCATTCTGCCAAAACTACAGTATATCCCAGCATAAACCTGACAGCCAATTTGTTTCAAAGGAACAGCTTGTCTCAACTGTTCTTACGACAGAGGACAATATAGGAATCGCCTTTACCTACAACGAACCAAGCATATGGTATGAGTATGTGTATGACTGTGCCAAACTTTTGAAGGAAACAGATGAAAGTAAAGCAGTAGTTTTAGTAACTAACGGCTATATAAGCGAGGAACCCTTAAAAGCCCTTCTTCCTTATGTTGATGCAATGAATATAGATTTAAAAAGCTTCAGCAATCGATACTATAAAGATATTTGCGGCGGCAGCCTAAAACCTGTACTAAGCACAATTGAAATCGCTGCTAAGTCCTGCCATGTAGAAGTGACTACACTAGTGGTAAGCGGCGAGAATGACAGCCTCGAAGAGATTGAGGAAATTGCTACGTTTTTAGGAAATATAGACAGAAATATCCCTCTTCATCTATCAAGATACTTCCCTAGATACAAGATGAATAATCCTCCTACTGACGTGGATTTTATGTTCAAGGCTGAAGAAACAGCTAAAAAATATCTCAACAGAGTAGGGCTTGGAAATGTTTAAAATATAAATCTTTAAAGAAATGTAGCAAAAAATCACCTCAAATATATTGATTATATTTAAGGTGATTTTTTGATCCAAATTTATATTAAATGCTGCTGTCTTTCTTTTCCCATAAAGAATATAGCTAAATTACCTGGACCTCCGTGAGTCCCGACTGCTGGCCCGGTATAGTTCATAATAACATCTTTCACTTTAACCAGCTTTAAAATACTATCTTTTAAAGCAAGAGCTTCCTCAATACAATCCCCATGACATATTCCAATAGTCTGTTCCTCTGGATTTTCTATTCTCTCAGCAAGGATTTCTGCAAGCTTCGAAATTGAGCCCTTTCTTCCTCTAACCTTTAAAAGAGCCATAACTTTTCCTTCGTTATTTATTGTGAGTATAGGCTTAATATGAAGCACCATTCCAAGTATTGCTGCAGTTGAAGATATCCTTCCACCCCTTTTTAAGTGGCTCAAATCATCTACAGTCATATAAGTATTGAGGTTCTGCTTGTTAGTTTCAATGAACTGTGCTATTTCCTCTAAGGAACTTCCTGTTTCTTTCATTTCAACAGCTTTCATAACCATAAGCCCTTGTCCAAGGGATGCGGTTAAAGTATTTACGATTACTATATTAATCTCAGGATTTTCATCTAAAATCATGTTTTTAGCTATAGTGGCACTATTTTCTGTTCCACTTAAGCCAGTAGATACACATATATACAGTATGTCCTTTTGTTTGTCTGCAATCTCTTTAAACTTTCTATAGAATTCTTCTACACTAGGCTGTGAAGTAAGTGGCATTTGACCATTTCTTAAATCATCAAAAAACTTTTTATGAGATAAGTCTTGACCAAAGTCATCCCTATATTCTTTACCATTGTAGCTACAGCTTAAACTTGCAAATTTAATTCCTTTTTCATTTATATAGTCTATAGGTAAATCGCTGCATGAATCCGTAAATATCTGAAAATCCTTCATATAATAGCTCCATTCTTTTAAATAATTTGTCGTATGCTGTTAAAATAATGCTATCATACAATAGAAACCTTTACAACTTTATTATATATACTATTGATGAAAAATTTATCTCTTTATAAGCTACGGCTTTTCTACCTTCCCCATAAAGACAATAAGACCAGTTTTCTTATCAGCTATAGCATATATAAACGGCCTATCCGCAGTAAAACTTATTGGTTTATCAGCTTCAATAGACACACTCTTCATAACAACTGCTGTAGCAGAAGCTGCTTCTGTACCCGCCTCATTGACATCTATATAGCTTTTTTGCTTTACAAGGCTTATATACAGCTTTGTTTCCTCTGTAATATTTCTAAAGTCTGCCTTACCTCCAAAAGCTTCTTTCATTCCAAAATCCATTAGCATATCGTTTAGCTTTTCTTCAAATTCTATTTTAAACCTTGGAAGTGAAACCTGAACCTGCGCTTTCTTAAAATCCTTCATCCAGTTGCCCCAGCTTTCCAAATTCATATCCTTCATGAGCTTATCTATACTTCTGCTCTTGTTTGGCAAGAACACATACATACCAAAGTTATTGTCCTCATAAGGAATTCTTACTGCTTCAAAGCTGTCATTTTTAAGATATTCCACACTCAAGCTTTCCTGCATCATATCTACATTCTCAGTTCTGCTCTCTGAATTAGTAAAATGAGCCTTCTTAGTATGACTTTCAGTAAAAGGCTTACTCCATTTACCTTTGAAGTAAACAGTGTTAATAAGAGTCATGTAGGTGTTTAAATCAAAGGAATCTACTATCTTATCTATTTTTCCCGCTGTATGATTATAAACCCACTTATTCACAGAATCTACTGAGCTTTTCTTTGAAAAATCAAGTTCATTTATTTCAGCCTCATAATACTCTTGCCCTGCTGCCTTGAAATCCTTTTTCACAGCTGCGCCTTTCTCAATCCAAACAGAATTTCCAAGCTTGGTCTCAATTCCTTTTAAACTGTTGAAATGAGCTATGATATTTTTATAGCTATCGTTTATAGTCTTATCATCATAGCCTTCCATTTCCAAAGCCTTAAGCATTTCCACCTTAGTATTTCCTGCTGCCCCGTTTTGCGTAAGGGACAGTATAGTGTTTAAACTTAGCGGAGATATTACTATATTATCCTTACTGTTAGATTTTATAGTTTCTCTTAGAAACTTAAAAGCTACCTTGTTGTTGGCGTTACTAATTTTATCCACTGGTACAGCAAGCTGCTGAGCCTTTATAGTATATTTATTATTTACCTCTATTGGCTTTCCTGCTGAACAGCCTGAAGCCGACAGCATAATAAAAGAAAGAATAATCCCTAATATTCTTTTGGTTCTATACATTTTACCCTTCTCCTCTTCTTAAAAAATTTCTCAACCCTCTATAGTTTATACGTTTGCTCATTGAAAAAGTTATATTGTTAACTTTTTTATCTGTATATAATGCAATAAAGTTCTTACATTAATGCTGTCACAAAATACCCAAGCTTTAAGGGTTTTTGGGACACCATTAATGTATTAGAACTTTTGCATTATATATGTAATAAAAAAATCCTGCGAGTATTAAAAATTCTCGCAGGATTTCTTAATTTCTATTTTACTTTACAAACTCATTATCCTTAAACTCACCAATTTGCACTTCTCCATCAGCAAACACATACATTCCTTTTCCTTCTCTCTTATCGTCCTTCCACTCACCTGTATATTTATCTCCATCTGCCCAGTTATGAATGCCATGACCGTGTCTTAAATCTTCTTTCCATTCTCCAATGTAGGTTTCTCCATCATACCAGGTATATATTCCCTGACCTGACTTCACTCCATTTTCCCAGTTGCCAACGTACTTGTCGCCATCTGGCCAAATATATATGCCATGACCATGCTTTTCATCGTTCTTCCACTCACCTATATATTTTTCTCCATTAGTCCAAGTATGAGTGCCTTGACCGTGCATTTGGTTATCCTTCCATTCTCCTACATATCTACTTCCATCCTTGTATATATAAATGCCCTGACCATCCATCTTGCCGTCCTTGCGTTCGCCAAAATAGGTTCCGCCGTGAACATGCTCGCTTTGGTGTGTTTTAACAGTTCCTGCTTTAAGTTTATTTAAACTAGCATCACTTAGTTGAATTTTCTTCATATCTTTATCTCCTTAAATTTTATAGTATAGGATAAACTTTATTTTAAACTAAAATTCAAAACTATACTATAGTTTCTCACGAAGCTATACACTTTATTTATCGAAAAGGATAGGTAATGAATACTGATTTCCCATAAGCAAGTCATATTGTATAAGCTCGTATTCTGCTAAAAGATCCTTCTCCTCGCTTTCAAGTTCAGCATTTAGCTTTCCTTGCGAATTTATAGTTATTCCAGATTTTAAGCCTGGAAGCTTGCTCTTCAATTCTTCCAGCATGGCATAGTAAGGTATAACAGGCTTGTTGAGCAAGTCAAACAAACTAACTCCAAGATAAGCCGGACTTATAGTATTAAGTTCCTTTTTGTCCAACTTATTAGTTGAGTATATTAAAAGAGGTGTTTCTGAATATAACTTCTTTCCTTCATTACTGTTTTCATCTGGAAAGCCACCCTGCTTATAAACCACTGAGTTTAAGCTTGGAAGATGGTCTCCAAAAAACACTACTATAGTTGGTCTATCCAATTTTTCCAACCCTTCAAAAAGATTCTGCATTGCAATGTCTGATTCTTTAATTCCTTGGGAATACGCTTCCAGCTCCGCAGTAGTTTCCTGAGTTAAACCCTTTATAGAAATTGTCTCCTTACCATACTTGCCCTCATAGGCAGGAAAGTGATTCTGCATTGTAACTACGTGCATAAAAGTAGGTACATCCTTTTGCTCTAATTGATAGAGTATTTCGTCTACAACGGATTGATCAGAAATAGATGTATTTTCAACTAATGCATTTTGATACCTCATATCACTGTCACCGATAAAATTATTAAATCCTAAAGTATTATAAACTCTGTCTCTTTTATAAAACATTTTTTTATAAGCATGCAACGCCAAAGTATCATAATTTTCATCTTCAAGAATGCTTACTATTGATGGTACCTGCTTCTTCTTTTCCATGGAATCCTGATAGGGTATAGAACCCGGGAGAATATTATACATAGAAAACCCAGTAAGAGCTTCAAACTCCGTGTTTGCTGTATTTCCTCCAAATACTGGTGAAAGAAGCAAACCAGAAGATTGTTCTGACATAATCTGTCTTAAATTTTGCATAGGGTCTTCGCTAAATTCTAATGTACTAAGTCTTGTAGGATCCCAGAAGGCTTCAGACATCATAAAAATGATGTTTGGCTTTATCTCCTCTGAACCAGCTGCTATCCTTGTTTCATTAATTTTATTTGCTTCCAATCTATATTTTTCAGCTATCTGCTTAACCGTTTCCTGGCTGTAATTCTCGGGTTTACTCATGGAAACACTTTGTAAATTAAATAAGGTTCCAAACACAAATCCATTATAGTCATAATTTCCACGCTGATCCCAGGCTATCTGCTCTATACCAGCTAAAGCAAAGTACTTTTTAACAAAGGTCTTATCATAATTAACATAGCAGTAAACAATTGTTACTGAAAGCACCAGCATAGCAAACCGGCTTGATAGCTTTATAGTAAACTTAGGTGCTTTCCTTAGTACTATAGCAATCAATATAATAAGTATGCCTGCCCCAATAATTATTTCTTCTATATTTCCTCCAATCATTTCGATTAGCGGCTTAATGAATCTTATTTGATAAAAATCTATAGGGTAAAGAGGCTCAC
The genomic region above belongs to Clostridium swellfunianum and contains:
- the amrA gene encoding AmmeMemoRadiSam system protein A — protein: MSINGFYLMPHPPIVIPEVGRGEEEKISTTSSSLNKLGKEISEKAPSTIIVITPHGTMFQDAIALAYEDKIKGSLKNFGVPEVSLNIDINKSLTSRIFELSMQEDIPAVMATNELLNQYNASISIDHGALVPLYFIDKYYKNYKLVHITYAPISDMELYKFGMMIAKAVENLDENAIFIASGDLSHRLKEEGPYDFSPYGEKFDREFLSKLQEGDVLGLFNMDRETVCSAGECGRRSVLIMLGALEGKKFTGELLSYEGTFGVGYGVMSLHSASGSESMLKKLEELKNAAQQKKLSQSNPYVRLARESLTTYLTTGKPMKHIPNYVTEEMKNTKRGVFVSLKKYGELRGCIGTFLPTTDSVAEEIVRNAIEAGVEDPRFGEVQESELLNIDFSVDVLTEPLPAEKTELNPKEYGVIVASGGRRGLLLPDLEGVDTVEEQLSIALQKAGIGQHEPYTIKKFKVIRHKEE
- the amrS gene encoding AmmeMemoRadiSam system radical SAM enzyme, whose protein sequence is MKVKAMYYEKLKDKIHCYLCPHNCVIENGHFGKCSVRLHEDGELYNLNYGEITSLALDPIEKKPLHYFRPNTWILSAGSFGCNFTCSFCQNYSISQHKPDSQFVSKEQLVSTVLTTEDNIGIAFTYNEPSIWYEYVYDCAKLLKETDESKAVVLVTNGYISEEPLKALLPYVDAMNIDLKSFSNRYYKDICGGSLKPVLSTIEIAAKSCHVEVTTLVVSGENDSLEEIEEIATFLGNIDRNIPLHLSRYFPRYKMNNPPTDVDFMFKAEETAKKYLNRVGLGNV
- a CDS encoding DegV family protein yields the protein MKDFQIFTDSCSDLPIDYINEKGIKFASLSCSYNGKEYRDDFGQDLSHKKFFDDLRNGQMPLTSQPSVEEFYRKFKEIADKQKDILYICVSTGLSGTENSATIAKNMILDENPEINIVIVNTLTASLGQGLMVMKAVEMKETGSSLEEIAQFIETNKQNLNTYMTVDDLSHLKRGGRISSTAAILGMVLHIKPILTINNEGKVMALLKVRGRKGSISKLAEILAERIENPEEQTIGICHGDCIEEALALKDSILKLVKVKDVIMNYTGPAVGTHGGPGNLAIFFMGKERQQHLI
- a CDS encoding serpin family protein, which gives rise to MYRTKRILGIILSFIMLSASGCSAGKPIEVNNKYTIKAQQLAVPVDKISNANNKVAFKFLRETIKSNSKDNIVISPLSLNTILSLTQNGAAGNTKVEMLKALEMEGYDDKTINDSYKNIIAHFNSLKGIETKLGNSVWIEKGAAVKKDFKAAGQEYYEAEINELDFSKKSSVDSVNKWVYNHTAGKIDKIVDSFDLNTYMTLINTVYFKGKWSKPFTESHTKKAHFTNSESRTENVDMMQESLSVEYLKNDSFEAVRIPYEDNNFGMYVFLPNKSRSIDKLMKDMNLESWGNWMKDFKKAQVQVSLPRFKIEFEEKLNDMLMDFGMKEAFGGKADFRNITEETKLYISLVKQKSYIDVNEAGTEAASATAVVMKSVSIEADKPISFTADRPFIYAIADKKTGLIVFMGKVEKP
- a CDS encoding MORN repeat-containing protein, with amino-acid sequence MKKIQLSDASLNKLKAGTVKTHQSEHVHGGTYFGERKDGKMDGQGIYIYKDGSRYVGEWKDNQMHGQGTHTWTNGEKYIGEWKNDEKHGHGIYIWPDGDKYVGNWENGVKSGQGIYTWYDGETYIGEWKEDLRHGHGIHNWADGDKYTGEWKDDKREGKGMYVFADGEVQIGEFKDNEFVK
- a CDS encoding LTA synthase family protein yields the protein MTINVPKSVKQHSIIITLCLSFALAVVTNFILQYSQLLKSLPLTVQWIRENIINFTVGTSLIFFIYLIIASLIGNISVSSILGLIFFYLVAFANIQKLSILGEPLYPIDFYQIRFIKPLIEMIGGNIEEIIIGAGILIILIAIVLRKAPKFTIKLSSRFAMLVLSVTIVYCYVNYDKTFVKKYFALAGIEQIAWDQRGNYDYNGFVFGTLFNLQSVSMSKPENYSQETVKQIAEKYRLEANKINETRIAAGSEEIKPNIIFMMSEAFWDPTRLSTLEFSEDPMQNLRQIMSEQSSGLLLSPVFGGNTANTEFEALTGFSMYNILPGSIPYQDSMEKKKQVPSIVSILEDENYDTLALHAYKKMFYKRDRVYNTLGFNNFIGDSDMRYQNALVENTSISDQSVVDEILYQLEQKDVPTFMHVVTMQNHFPAYEGKYGKETISIKGLTQETTAELEAYSQGIKESDIAMQNLFEGLEKLDRPTIVVFFGDHLPSLNSVVYKQGGFPDENSNEGKKLYSETPLLIYSTNKLDKKELNTISPAYLGVSLFDLLNKPVIPYYAMLEELKSKLPGLKSGITINSQGKLNAELESEEKDLLAEYELIQYDLLMGNQYSLPILFDK